The proteins below come from a single Aegilops tauschii subsp. strangulata cultivar AL8/78 chromosome 6, Aet v6.0, whole genome shotgun sequence genomic window:
- the LOC109772478 gene encoding universal stress protein PHOS32, producing the protein MAAGKRTIGLAMDYSPSSKAAMRWVVENLVKAGDRIILIHVLPKGADASHKGLWKSTGSPLIPLLEFMEMNVQARYGVNPDKEVLEILQAESKSKQVEILAKIYWGDAREKLCEAVDDLKVDSVVLGCRGLGPLKRALLGSVSNYVVNNATCPVTVVRGPNGSLA; encoded by the exons ATGGCGGCCGGGAAGCGCACCATCGGCCTCGCGATGGACTACTCGCCGTCCAGCAAGGCGGCGATGAGGTGGGTGGTCGAGAACCTGGTGAAGGCCGGCGACAGGATCATCCTCATCCACGTCCTACCCAAGGGAGCAGACGCCAGCCACAAGGGGCTCTGGAAGAGCACCGGTTCAC CTCTGATCCCCCTGCTGGAGTTCATGGAGATGAACGTGCAGGCGCGGTACGGGGTCAATCCCGACAAGGAGGTGCTGGAGATCCTGCAGGCTGAGTCCAAGTCCAAGCAG GTGGAAATACTAGCAAAAATATACTGGGGTGATGCAAGGGAGAAACTTTGTGAGGCAGTAGATGATCTCAAGGTCGACTCTGTTGTGCTTGGTTGCAGGGGATTAGGGCCCTTAAAAAG GGCACTCCTTGGAAGCGTCAGCAATTATGTCGTCAACAATGCAACCTGCCCCGTCACAGTGGTGCGTGGACCCAATGGATCACTTGCTTGA
- the LOC109772462 gene encoding D-cysteine desulfhydrase 1, mitochondrial, with translation MLLRPALPVAVSSTLPLFSHLAAVRRRCSIAATGMAGVSAASPAAAQIGSFLSKKPYAPPSWASHLALAPSHTFSLGHFPTPIHQWNLPNLPEGTEVWIKRDDLSGMQLSGNKVRKLEFLLSDAVAQGADCVITVGGIQSNHCRATAVAAKYLNLDCYLILRTSKLLVDQDPGLVGNLLVERLLGAHIDLVSKEEYGKIGSVALADLLKKRLLEEGRKPYVIPVGGSNSLGTWGYIEAVRELEQQIQLSGDVQFDDIVVACGSGGTIAGLALGSKLSSLKAKVHAFSVCDDPEYFYDYVQGLIDGLQSGLDSHDIVSIQNAKGLGYAMNTAEELKFVKDIATATGIVLDPVYSGKGAYAMLKDMADNPSKWKGRKVLFVHTGGLLGLYDKVDQMSSLAGSWRRMDLEESVPRKDGTGKMF, from the exons ATGCTCCTGAGACCGGCCCTCCCCGTCGCCGTCAGTTCCACTCTCCCACTCTTCTCCCATctcgccgccgtccgccgtcGGTGCTCAATCGCCGCCACGGGCATGGCAGGAGTCTCCGCCGCCTCTCCCGCCGCAGCACAGATCGGCAGCTTCCTCTCCAAGAAGCCCTACGCGCCGCCGTCCTGGGCCTCGCACCTCGCCCTCGCCCCATCCCACACTTTCTCCCTCGGCCAC TTCCCAACCCCGATTCACCAATGGAATCTGCCAAATCTGCCGGAGGGCACTGAAGTGTGGATCAAG CGGGACGATCTGTCGGGTATGCAGCTGAGCGGGAACAAGGTCCGGAAGCTCGAGTTTCTGCTGTCAGATGCCGTCGCGCAGGGTGCGGACTGTGTTATCACTGTCGGTGGTATCCAGAGCAACCATTGCCGAGCGACGGCAGTGGCTGCCAAGTATCTCAATCTTGACTGCTATTTGATACTGCGTACTTCCAAG CTTCTTGTCGATCAGGACCCTGGTTTGGTTGGCAATCTCCTTGTTGAGAGACTGTTGGGCGCGCACATTGATCTTGTCTCAAAAGAAGAGTATGGGAAAATTGGCAGTGTG GCTTTAGCGGACTTGCTTAAAAAGAGGCTTTTGGAGGAAGGACGGAAGCCATATGTGATTCCTGTTGGTGGATCCAATTCACTTGGAACTTG GGGATATATTGAAGCAGTAAGAGAGCTTGAGCAGCAAATTCAATTATCTGGTGATGTTCAGTTTGATGACATTGTTGTTGCCTGCGGCAG TGGCGGAACTATTGCTGGTCTTGCTTTAGGATCAAAATTGAGTAGCTTAAAGGCAAAA GTCCATGCATTCTCTGTTTGCGATGACCCTGAATACTTCTACGATTATGTTCAAGGCCTGATTGATGGACTACAATCTGGCTTGGACTCACATGATATAGTCAGCATTCAAAAT GCTAAGGGCTTAGGTTATGCCATGAACACAGCTGAGGAGCTTAAGTTTGTTAAAGATATAGCTACAGCAACAGGCATTGTGCTTGATCCAGTCTACAG TGGGAAGGGAGCATATGCAATGCTGAAAGACATGGCTGATAATCCATCCAAGTGGAAAGGGCGAAAAGTCCTCTTTGTCCACACAGGTGGCCTTCTTGGGTTGTATGACAAGGTTGATCAGATGTCATCTTTGGCTGGGAGCTGGCGAAGAATGGATCTTGAAGAATCAGTCCCACGCAAAGATGGCACTGGTAAGATGTTCTGA